Proteins from a single region of Sphaerochaeta globosa str. Buddy:
- a CDS encoding ice-binding family protein: protein MSTTMKYLRILTTFVILLSLTFLVGCSEKITPPISVASITVNGAGDAITVVDGSTLQMSAVVLPNDALDASFTWSVQAGTGLATISESGLLTATEVGSVSVIATANDGSTITGSLEVTVTAYTGLPSPMASFAGITLTQTGDIANNNVQYAEAAAVIAVLPIQISVTLEDAQIKNVPLTWLDTDTYNPAVAADYTFTAVWGDLPVGATNANNLAVPTVELAVRQGVLMVASITVTTDGDIVQVILDETLQMNKTVAPLTAEDTSVTWSVAAGTGTASIDIHGLLLGLSEGTVIVKATANDDSLVEGTKMITVNARPLVASTFPLHEATGVAITTDIQASFNEIMDGDSVVIPANFIVSAAGSEISGVLSYDVANRTVSFNPSTDLLYDTLYTATISAAVTDFAGAEMLEDKVWTFTTASAVLAGVGPALINLRTASNFAILAKSAITNTGNTLITGDIGVSPQSLVDLTGFSETLSLDGTSADSIYVTGKIYASDMQAPTPSKLTTAISDVEAAYVEAAGRVDYAIVSGTAGGIIGGQTFAPGIYKWETVVTMATDITLQGGVNDVWIFQIADNLTASSGARVMLTDGAQAKNIFWQVAGIVTLGTGAHFEGIIMSMTQIVLETGSSVHGKLLAQTQVTLDTATVTPL, encoded by the coding sequence ATGAGCACTACAATGAAATATCTAAGAATACTGACCACCTTTGTGATACTTCTCAGTCTCACTTTCCTGGTGGGATGTTCAGAAAAAATCACACCACCGATCAGTGTGGCCAGTATCACAGTCAACGGAGCAGGTGATGCAATCACCGTAGTTGATGGATCAACGCTGCAGATGAGTGCAGTAGTCCTGCCAAATGATGCACTTGATGCAAGTTTCACTTGGTCGGTACAGGCAGGGACAGGTTTGGCCACCATCAGTGAAAGCGGATTGTTGACAGCGACAGAAGTTGGATCGGTTAGCGTTATAGCGACTGCCAACGATGGATCCACTATCACGGGGTCTCTTGAAGTGACGGTAACAGCCTATACAGGACTACCCTCTCCGATGGCATCGTTCGCGGGCATAACCCTTACGCAAACAGGAGATATAGCCAACAACAATGTGCAATATGCCGAAGCAGCTGCGGTAATCGCAGTATTGCCGATTCAGATTTCCGTGACCTTGGAGGATGCACAGATTAAGAATGTGCCGCTGACCTGGTTGGATACGGATACGTACAATCCAGCGGTAGCAGCTGATTACACCTTCACTGCAGTCTGGGGTGATCTCCCCGTAGGGGCTACCAATGCCAATAACCTGGCCGTTCCAACCGTGGAATTAGCGGTTAGGCAAGGGGTATTGATGGTCGCTTCCATTACGGTTACCACCGATGGAGACATCGTCCAGGTCATTCTTGATGAAACGTTGCAAATGAATAAAACAGTAGCCCCTCTTACTGCCGAAGATACAAGTGTAACTTGGTCGGTTGCAGCAGGTACAGGAACTGCATCCATTGATATACATGGATTGCTGCTTGGCTTGAGTGAAGGAACTGTCATTGTAAAAGCAACGGCAAATGACGACTCACTGGTTGAAGGTACGAAGATGATTACCGTCAATGCTCGTCCCCTCGTAGCTTCCACTTTCCCCTTGCATGAAGCTACGGGAGTCGCGATCACCACTGATATCCAAGCCTCTTTCAATGAGATCATGGATGGTGATTCCGTGGTCATCCCCGCTAATTTCATCGTGAGTGCTGCTGGAAGTGAAATCTCTGGAGTTCTCTCCTATGATGTAGCCAACAGAACTGTATCCTTCAACCCTTCTACCGACTTGCTCTACGACACACTCTATACTGCTACGATTAGCGCTGCAGTTACTGATTTTGCCGGCGCTGAGATGCTAGAGGACAAGGTATGGACATTCACTACTGCTTCTGCGGTTCTTGCAGGAGTCGGCCCGGCTCTCATCAACCTGAGAACTGCGTCCAACTTCGCCATTCTTGCGAAGTCAGCAATCACCAATACAGGTAATACGCTGATCACCGGAGATATCGGGGTGAGTCCACAGTCTCTTGTCGACCTGACAGGATTCTCTGAGACGCTTTCCCTGGATGGGACCTCTGCAGATTCAATCTATGTAACAGGTAAAATCTATGCTTCTGACATGCAGGCCCCTACTCCTTCCAAATTGACCACAGCAATTTCGGATGTGGAAGCAGCGTACGTTGAAGCAGCAGGAAGAGTGGATTATGCAATTGTCTCCGGCACTGCCGGTGGAATCATCGGAGGACAAACGTTTGCCCCTGGTATTTACAAGTGGGAAACGGTTGTCACCATGGCAACGGATATCACCTTGCAAGGTGGTGTGAACGATGTCTGGATTTTCCAGATTGCGGACAATCTTACCGCCAGCAGCGGAGCAAGAGTTATGCTGACCGACGGTGCTCAAGCCAAAAACATTTTCTGGCAAGTAGCGGGAATCGTGACCCTGGGAACTGGTGCACACTTTGAAGGAATCATTATGAGTATGACTCAGATAGTTCTCGAGACGGGTTCATCTGTTCACGGAAAGTTATTAGCCCAAACGCAGGTCACCCTAGACACAGCCACAGTCACCCCGCTCTAG
- a CDS encoding helix-turn-helix domain-containing protein: protein MLPIKDEVLTLQECSAYLKIAESTIYVLARKGKIPCQKVGRNWRFSKDALDRWLRGEDILSPPSDSSIR from the coding sequence ATGTTGCCAATAAAAGATGAAGTATTAACCTTGCAGGAATGTTCTGCCTATCTTAAGATTGCAGAATCAACAATTTATGTGCTCGCACGCAAAGGAAAAATCCCCTGCCAGAAGGTGGGGAGAAACTGGCGTTTCAGTAAAGACGCCCTGGATCGTTGGTTGAGAGGTGAGGATATTTTAAGTCCTCCTTCTGATTCTTCTATCCGATAA
- a CDS encoding DUF3185 family protein: MGISKILGIILFFGGLALVVGGIFATRSLGDSVRTFLGMGLTKDTLWYFIGGAAAVVTSLILLMGGRS; this comes from the coding sequence ATGGGCATTTCAAAAATACTCGGAATCATCTTGTTTTTCGGAGGACTGGCGCTTGTGGTTGGTGGAATATTTGCCACCCGTTCATTGGGCGACTCAGTTCGCACCTTCTTAGGAATGGGCTTAACAAAAGACACTCTGTGGTATTTTATTGGTGGGGCGGCAGCCGTTGTAACCAGTCTGATACTTCTGATGGGTGGACGATCCTAA
- a CDS encoding DeoR/GlpR family DNA-binding transcription regulator — protein MSTIPASRQQYILNLIKTEGTVTVSQLADELGVSELTIRRDLDQLEKKGLVERTHGGATARRNLPVEPDYLQKASELPKEKESIGQAVAQMIEEGDTLYINSGSTTFEVIRSVAALQKKVTIVTNNIDAIWLCKESEHIRLILAGGVYRSRSHSVSGSLSSILVSQIYANKAIIGVDGFSPSAGLTTPILEEAETTRAMIEHTVGTVIVVAASNKIGVVSNFKTVGLDQVDVLVTDEKGGEIVKQMEIPEGLTIQIATT, from the coding sequence ATGTCAACCATTCCTGCCAGCAGACAGCAATACATTCTCAACCTGATCAAGACTGAAGGTACGGTTACGGTCAGTCAGCTGGCAGACGAACTGGGAGTGAGCGAACTCACCATCCGCCGCGACCTCGACCAGCTGGAGAAGAAAGGGTTGGTTGAACGTACGCACGGTGGAGCGACGGCAAGAAGAAACCTCCCGGTTGAACCCGATTACCTGCAGAAAGCATCAGAATTGCCCAAGGAAAAAGAGTCCATCGGACAAGCTGTAGCACAGATGATTGAGGAAGGGGACACGCTGTACATCAACAGCGGTTCCACCACGTTCGAGGTTATCCGCTCGGTAGCCGCACTGCAGAAGAAAGTGACCATAGTTACCAACAACATCGATGCAATTTGGCTGTGCAAGGAAAGCGAACACATCCGACTCATTCTTGCAGGCGGTGTATACCGCAGCCGAAGTCACTCCGTCTCCGGTTCTCTTTCTTCAATTCTGGTAAGTCAGATATATGCCAACAAAGCGATCATCGGCGTCGATGGATTCTCTCCCTCTGCAGGTCTCACCACCCCCATTCTGGAGGAGGCCGAGACCACCCGTGCCATGATCGAACATACCGTAGGGACGGTGATCGTGGTGGCGGCATCGAACAAGATAGGGGTGGTTTCAAACTTCAAGACTGTTGGTCTTGATCAGGTCGATGTGTTGGTCACCGATGAAAAGGGCGGTGAGATAGTCAAGCAAATGGAGATCCCTGAGGGTCTTACAATACAAA